From the genome of Ananas comosus cultivar F153 linkage group 18, ASM154086v1, whole genome shotgun sequence, one region includes:
- the LOC109724379 gene encoding uncharacterized protein LOC109724379 isoform X1 gives MDLRSSFALGVHDNNLSFVALFSRSLKAGLVPIQHSGETKILHYLGSLSAAVSSSSSAEKGVKSKWLGSRPGRARTLHLKPFPASPSLDTPTHQTPSTGRPTPSSATAPRAIPEIRSYQVETCFDHQLDALHIHRI, from the exons ATGGATCTCAGAAGCTCTTTTGCTCTTGGTGTTCACGACAACAATT TGTCATTTGTGGCATTATTTTCTAGGTCATTGAAGGCTGGTCTAGTGCCTATTCAGCATAGTGGTGAGACCAAAATTCTTCATTAT CTCGGATCCCTATCAGCGGCggtgtcgtcgtcgtcgtccgcGGAGAAGGGTGTAAAATCAAAATGGCTCGGGTCCAGGCCGGGCCGGGCGCGGACTCTTCATCTTAAACCCTTCCCTGCTTCTCCCTCACTCGATACTCCGACGCATCAAACCCCTTCCACGGGGCGCCCCAcaccctcctccgccaccgcgcCTCGTGCCATTCCAG AAATTCGCAGCTACCAGGTAGAAACCTGCTTCGATCATCAATTGGATGCTCTTCATATTCACCgcatataa